ACGCGTTCACGCCGGGGATCCGGTTTCCCGGGCTCCCCGTCGAGGAACAGGTGCGGCGGTCGATCCAGTCGCCCGGAAGGCACCACGCGTTCCGGCGCTTCCTCGTCTATTTCCAGAAGTTCAGCAACAGCTACGCCTCGCCGGAGGAGCTCCGGCGGAAGTACCGCGCGGCGTTCGCCCATCCCGACGTCGCCGGGATCGTGGTGGGGACGCGGCCCGACTGCCTCGGCGGCGGAGTGCTGGACGTTCTGTCGGAAGTCGCCCGCGACCGGTACGTCTGCGTCGAGGTCGGGCTGCAGTCGATGTCCGACGCCGTGCTCCGGCGCATGAACCGGGGCCACGGCGTCGAACGGTTCGTCGAGGCGGCCTCCGCGGTGCGAGACCGCGGGATCGACGTCGGCGTGCACCTCATCTACGGTCTGCCGGGAGACACGCGGACCCGCTTCCTGTCCGCCGCGCCGTTCCTGTCGCGGCTCGGCGTGCACGCGGTCAAGCTGCACCATTTCCACGTCGTCCGGGGGAGTTCCCTGGAGGCTGCGTTCCACGCCGGGAAGGTCCGGACGCCCGCGTACGACGACTACCTTTCCGCCTGCGCCGACTTCCTGGAACGTCTCTCGCCGGAGGTGGCCGTCATGCGGCTCATGGGAGAGGCTCCCCGGCACCTGCTCCTCGGGCCCCGGTGGGAGAAGGGGCCGCGGGAGCTGGCGTCCGACCTGTCGGCCACGCTGGCCTCCCGCGGGACGCGCCAGGGGGCGCGGTGGAACGGCGGGCGGGGGAGGAGGGCGCGTGCCGGACGGTGACCGGGAGTACCTTCCGCACTCGTCGGGCTGCTTCCTGTGCGGGGAGGAGAACGCGTCGGGGGTCCGCGCCCGGTTCTTCGTCGAGGGAGACGAGGTCCGGGGGGTCGTGGCCCTTCCCCGTCACATGAACGGGTACCGGAACGTGGCGCACGGCGGCGTGCAGGCCGCCCTGCTCGACGAGACGATGGGGTGGGCCGCGACCGTCTTCGGGGCCCACCACCCCATGTACGTCACCGGGGAGCTCACGGTGAAGTTCGTCGCGCCGGTGCCCGTGGAGGCGGAGATCGAGGTCCGGAGCCGGCTGGTCCGGGACGCCGGGCGGCTGGCCCTCTGCGAGGGGGAGATCCTGCACGGCGGGAAGGTGTGCGTGCGGGCCGGCGGGAAGTTCGTCCCGATGAGCCGGGAGGCCACGGAGCAGGTGATGCCGTACCTGCGGTTCCACGACTGCCGGAAGTTCCGCGAGATCTTCGAGCCGTACCTGCGGGGCCGGTAACGGTCGCCACGAAGCAGGGGGGTGTCCCCGCTCTGCACACTCCTCGCCGGTGTCGCTTCGTTCCTCGCGGGGGGCTTCCTCTCGGGGACGTTCGCGACCTTCGCCCGCTCACTGCGGATTCCGCTCGACGCAATTTCCGCCTCGCTCCATACGCCCCCTCCGAGGAACCCCCCGCTGCGTCACTCCGCGCCGTTACCGGGAGTGTACGGAGCAGGGAGGGGCTGAGCGGAGCCGCCAGTTGTCACCGTACTCGTATGCGGACCGTGTAGGCAACGGTTCCGGCGCGGGGGCCGGCGGGCGTGTCGATCGCTGCGGGCCTCCCCTCGGGCGGGATCGTCCCGAGGCGGCCGAGCTCCTCGAGGAACGCCGCCGCCGAAGGCTCCGGCAGGAGGACCCGGACCGCGGCGGCGCCTTCCGCCACTCCCGCGGATGCCCGGTCCGGAGATTCGGACCCCCCGCCCAGCCGCCGCGCGGCCGCGGCGATCCGCTCCTCGACGCCGTCCCGTTGCCCCGCTCCCACCTCCAGCAAGACCTCCCTTCCGTACGGCACCGGCCGGAGAAGCCGTG
This genomic window from Deltaproteobacteria bacterium contains:
- a CDS encoding TIGR01212 family radical SAM protein (This family includes YhcC from E. coli K-12, an uncharacterized radical SAM protein.); the encoded protein is MIRESPILPPLHPELRYHNYASYLRRRLGGTAVRIPVDGGFTCPNRDGTIGVGGCSWCNNDAFTPGIRFPGLPVEEQVRRSIQSPGRHHAFRRFLVYFQKFSNSYASPEELRRKYRAAFAHPDVAGIVVGTRPDCLGGGVLDVLSEVARDRYVCVEVGLQSMSDAVLRRMNRGHGVERFVEAASAVRDRGIDVGVHLIYGLPGDTRTRFLSAAPFLSRLGVHAVKLHHFHVVRGSSLEAAFHAGKVRTPAYDDYLSACADFLERLSPEVAVMRLMGEAPRHLLLGPRWEKGPRELASDLSATLASRGTRQGARWNGGRGRRARAGR
- a CDS encoding PaaI family thioesterase → MPDGDREYLPHSSGCFLCGEENASGVRARFFVEGDEVRGVVALPRHMNGYRNVAHGGVQAALLDETMGWAATVFGAHHPMYVTGELTVKFVAPVPVEAEIEVRSRLVRDAGRLALCEGEILHGGKVCVRAGGKFVPMSREATEQVMPYLRFHDCRKFREIFEPYLRGR